One window from the genome of Amycolatopsis sp. NBC_01480 encodes:
- a CDS encoding HNH endonuclease signature motif containing protein encodes MERTEQVPVWQLSEEELTTELLAVERMLCRGYARMLEVVGEVDRRGVAVGKGFRSTAVMLVRALRVSQKEARARVTQATTALPVMRAALAAGDLNREHAAEIASVLTHAPDTVTFDDLADTESTLVTLARQAPPFTVRKTAQRIRTYWDFDGVDPGKREQDLARPRREFRFTRTRDGRMRYSGELDAEMADLTEQLFTVLAKPAPVDPFGNPDPRTRSQRQGDAIAAILDLAARAPEVPVKAGERVVATVTIPLADLQRRAGTVTPDGHTPMTVSQLRRLCCDAKVLPAVLNGAGEVLDLGRAVRTATPAQRRALAVRDKGCTAPWCTKGPKWTTPHHIEFWANLQGGPGGRTDITNLASICEADHRIAHHEGWTIRLRNGTVEWLPPAWLDPQRRPLHNTTHHPPHAQAA; translated from the coding sequence ATGGAAAGAACGGAGCAGGTGCCGGTGTGGCAGCTTTCCGAGGAGGAGCTGACCACGGAACTCTTGGCTGTGGAACGGATGTTGTGCCGCGGCTACGCGCGGATGCTGGAGGTGGTCGGTGAGGTAGACCGGCGTGGTGTGGCTGTGGGCAAGGGTTTCCGCAGCACCGCGGTCATGCTCGTGCGTGCGCTACGGGTGTCGCAGAAGGAAGCTCGCGCTCGCGTCACCCAAGCAACCACTGCGCTGCCGGTGATGCGGGCCGCCCTGGCTGCTGGTGACCTCAACCGCGAGCACGCCGCCGAGATCGCTTCCGTGCTGACTCACGCCCCCGACACGGTCACCTTCGACGACTTGGCTGACACCGAATCCACCCTGGTTACCCTGGCCCGTCAAGCCCCGCCCTTCACTGTGCGGAAAACGGCCCAGCGCATCCGTACCTACTGGGACTTCGACGGTGTCGATCCCGGCAAACGCGAGCAGGACTTGGCCCGGCCCCGTCGCGAGTTCCGCTTTACCCGCACCCGGGATGGCCGTATGCGGTACTCCGGTGAACTCGACGCCGAAATGGCGGACCTGACCGAACAACTCTTCACCGTCCTGGCCAAACCCGCTCCCGTTGACCCGTTCGGCAACCCCGACCCCCGCACCCGCTCCCAGCGCCAGGGCGACGCGATCGCCGCCATCCTGGACCTCGCCGCCCGCGCCCCCGAGGTGCCGGTCAAGGCCGGTGAACGCGTCGTCGCCACCGTCACCATCCCCCTGGCTGACCTGCAACGCCGCGCCGGCACCGTCACCCCCGACGGCCACACCCCCATGACCGTCTCCCAGCTACGCCGCTTGTGCTGTGACGCGAAGGTCCTGCCCGCCGTCCTCAACGGCGCCGGCGAAGTCCTGGACCTGGGTCGTGCCGTCCGCACCGCCACCCCCGCCCAACGACGAGCCCTAGCCGTGCGCGACAAAGGCTGCACCGCCCCCTGGTGCACCAAAGGCCCCAAATGGACCACCCCGCACCACATCGAGTTCTGGGCCAATCTCCAGGGTGGCCCCGGCGGACGAACCGACATCACCAACCTGGCCTCGATCTGCGAAGCCGACCACCGCATCGCCCACCACGAAGGCTGGACCATCCGACTCCGCAACGGCACCGTCGAATGGCTCCCACCAGCCTGGCTCGACCCCCAACGAAGACCCCTCCACAACACCACCCACCACCCACCCCACGCCCAAGCCGCCTGA
- a CDS encoding maleylpyruvate isomerase family mycothiol-dependent enzyme, whose amino-acid sequence MNLGNDRFAAELLAQAESFAALVTGADPTRPVPTCPEWTLEDLVAHVGRGLRWAAAVTAQRTFVPFDLVPEAALPDAPVPWVRSAAALLVSAVAANGAGNPAWTWVEEQRAGFWLRRMTHELVVHRADAAAALDAPYDVEPALAADGVTEFFELIPARLRGNQSPALRNLAGNGETLQLHATDVTGDWRLTRTPDGLAVTDTTGPADVTVQAPASDLMLVLYGRRPVSEVEVLGDMALFEHVRSNSAF is encoded by the coding sequence ATGAACCTGGGGAACGACCGCTTCGCCGCCGAGCTGCTCGCGCAGGCCGAGAGCTTCGCCGCACTCGTCACCGGCGCCGACCCGACCCGGCCGGTGCCGACGTGTCCGGAATGGACACTCGAGGACCTGGTGGCCCACGTCGGGCGCGGCCTGCGCTGGGCGGCGGCGGTGACCGCGCAGCGCACCTTCGTGCCGTTCGACCTCGTGCCGGAGGCGGCGCTGCCCGATGCGCCCGTGCCGTGGGTGCGCTCGGCCGCCGCGCTGCTGGTGTCGGCCGTCGCCGCGAACGGGGCCGGCAATCCCGCGTGGACCTGGGTCGAGGAGCAGCGCGCGGGCTTCTGGCTGCGCCGCATGACCCACGAGCTGGTGGTGCACCGCGCCGACGCGGCCGCCGCGCTGGACGCGCCCTACGACGTCGAGCCCGCCCTCGCCGCCGACGGCGTCACGGAGTTCTTCGAGCTGATCCCCGCCCGGCTGCGCGGCAACCAGTCCCCGGCTCTGCGGAACCTGGCCGGCAACGGCGAGACCCTCCAGCTGCACGCCACCGACGTCACCGGCGACTGGCGGCTCACCCGCACCCCGGACGGCCTCGCCGTCACCGACACCACCGGCCCCGCCGACGTCACCGTCCAGGCCCCGGCGTCCGACCTGATGCTGGTGCTGTATGGCCGCCGTCCCGTGTCAGAGGTGGAAGTGTTGGGGGATATGGCTTTGTTCGAGCACGTCCGTTCGAATTCGGCGTTCTGA
- a CDS encoding S1 family peptidase, with protein sequence MSKKSARVLTGTVLAAATAVVGPVAPAGAVVGGEKASLAEYPYAVYLEDDHGTQYCGGTIISRSAIVTAAHCATAVDAAKVRVVAGREDRRDDTGISLAVSRVWQHPRFTAVGKGDDVAVMTVRGRLPGSAADLGRDEGLYAAGTKATVLGWGRVADGGERSDYLRRAVVPVMGDAGCRTGYPEHSPSSMLCAGYPEGGIDACKGDSGGPLVVDGRLIGIVSYGDGCAKPGKPGVYTRVSAYADDIAAQAGLR encoded by the coding sequence ATGTCCAAGAAGTCGGCCAGAGTGCTCACCGGCACGGTGCTCGCCGCGGCGACAGCGGTGGTCGGGCCGGTCGCACCAGCCGGCGCGGTCGTCGGCGGGGAGAAGGCTTCGCTGGCCGAATACCCGTACGCCGTGTACCTCGAGGACGATCACGGCACTCAGTACTGCGGTGGCACGATCATCAGCAGGTCGGCGATCGTGACCGCCGCGCACTGTGCCACGGCGGTGGACGCGGCGAAGGTGCGCGTGGTCGCCGGGCGGGAGGACCGACGGGACGACACCGGGATTTCCCTTGCGGTATCAAGGGTTTGGCAGCATCCCCGGTTCACCGCGGTGGGGAAGGGCGACGACGTCGCGGTGATGACCGTGCGCGGGCGTCTGCCGGGGAGTGCGGCGGACCTCGGCCGCGACGAGGGGCTGTACGCCGCCGGAACCAAGGCCACGGTGCTGGGCTGGGGCCGGGTCGCCGACGGCGGCGAGCGTTCGGATTACCTGCGCCGCGCCGTGGTTCCGGTGATGGGTGACGCTGGCTGCCGCACCGGTTACCCGGAACACAGCCCGTCGAGCATGCTGTGCGCCGGGTACCCCGAGGGCGGCATCGACGCGTGCAAGGGTGACTCCGGCGGGCCGCTGGTCGTTGACGGCAGGCTGATCGGCATCGTCTCCTACGGCGATGGATGCGCGAAACCCGGGAAGCCCGGGGTGTACACGCGGGTCTCGGCCTACGCCGACGACATCGCGGCACAGGCCGGACTTCGCTGA
- the eno gene encoding phosphopyruvate hydratase, translating to MTAIVRVKGREVLDSRGNPTVEVDVVLADGSVGRAAVPSGASTGTREAVELRDGDKKRFHGKGVRKAVDAVNTEIAEAVVGMDAEAQADVDRALIALDGTANKARLGANATLGVSLAVVKAAAAANTLPLYRYVGGVFAHLLPMPMMNIINGGAHADNPIDFQEFMIGPVGAETFADAVRMGSEVFHTLRKSLHEAGHNTNVGDEGGFAPQLGSADEALEFVVRAIEQTGYTPGEDIALLLDPAASEFYTGEVYDYTGEGRKRSIEEHVAYLTELTTRFPIISIEDGLAQDDFTGWKQLTDGIGDRVQLVGDDLFCTNVDILKDGIERGIANSILIKVNQIGTLTETLDAVETAHKAGYSAVLSHRSGETEDTTIADLAVATNCGQIKTGSLSRSDRTAKYNQLIRIEEELGTEARYAARSTIRGQR from the coding sequence ATGACTGCCATCGTCCGGGTCAAGGGCCGTGAGGTGCTGGACAGCCGCGGGAACCCGACCGTCGAGGTGGACGTGGTGCTGGCCGACGGGTCCGTCGGCCGGGCGGCGGTGCCTTCGGGCGCCTCCACCGGTACCCGAGAGGCCGTCGAACTGCGTGACGGCGACAAGAAGCGGTTCCACGGCAAGGGCGTGCGCAAGGCCGTCGACGCCGTGAACACCGAGATCGCCGAAGCCGTCGTGGGCATGGACGCCGAGGCGCAGGCCGACGTCGACCGCGCCCTGATCGCGCTCGACGGCACCGCCAACAAGGCCCGCCTCGGCGCGAACGCGACGCTCGGCGTCTCGCTCGCCGTGGTGAAGGCCGCCGCGGCCGCCAACACCCTGCCGCTGTACCGCTACGTCGGCGGCGTTTTCGCGCACCTGCTGCCGATGCCGATGATGAACATCATCAACGGCGGCGCGCACGCCGACAACCCGATCGACTTCCAGGAGTTCATGATCGGCCCGGTCGGCGCCGAGACGTTCGCCGACGCCGTGCGCATGGGCTCCGAGGTCTTCCACACCCTGCGCAAGTCGCTGCACGAGGCGGGCCACAACACCAACGTCGGCGACGAGGGCGGTTTCGCGCCCCAGCTGGGCTCGGCCGACGAGGCGCTCGAGTTCGTCGTGCGCGCCATCGAGCAGACCGGCTACACCCCGGGCGAGGACATCGCGCTGCTGCTGGACCCGGCGGCGTCGGAGTTCTACACCGGCGAGGTCTACGACTACACCGGCGAGGGCCGCAAGCGCAGCATCGAGGAGCACGTCGCCTACCTCACCGAGCTGACCACCCGCTTCCCGATCATCTCCATCGAGGACGGCCTGGCCCAGGACGACTTCACCGGCTGGAAGCAGCTCACCGACGGCATCGGCGACCGAGTCCAGCTCGTCGGCGACGACCTGTTCTGCACCAACGTGGACATCCTGAAGGACGGCATCGAACGCGGCATCGCCAACTCGATCCTGATCAAGGTCAACCAGATCGGCACCCTGACCGAGACCCTCGACGCGGTCGAGACCGCGCACAAGGCGGGCTACTCGGCGGTCCTCTCCCACCGCTCCGGCGAAACCGAGGACACGACCATCGCCGACCTCGCCGTGGCCACCAACTGCGGCCAGATCAAGACCGGCTCGCTGTCGCGTTCGGACCGCACGGCCAAGTACAACCAGCTGATCCGTATTGAGGAGGAGCTGGGGACCGAGGCGCGTTACGCTGCTCGGTCGACTATTCGCGGGCAGCGCTGA
- a CDS encoding PPOX class F420-dependent oxidoreductase yields MDLPDGLRALLEQPSLCFLATTMPDGSPQLTQTWVDTDGEHVLVNTVQGHQKVHNVRRDPRVALNIVDAANPFRYYRIRGRVLDITTDGAAEHIEKLAHRYTGKPYASYGGPGQVRLLLRIEADKIGKMG; encoded by the coding sequence ATGGACCTTCCCGACGGCCTCCGCGCGCTGCTGGAGCAGCCCAGCCTGTGCTTCCTCGCCACCACGATGCCCGACGGCTCGCCGCAGCTGACCCAGACCTGGGTCGACACCGATGGCGAGCACGTGCTGGTCAATACCGTTCAGGGGCACCAGAAAGTGCACAACGTCCGGCGCGATCCGCGGGTGGCGCTCAACATCGTGGACGCCGCGAACCCGTTCCGCTACTACCGCATCCGCGGCCGGGTACTGGACATCACCACCGACGGCGCCGCCGAGCACATCGAGAAGCTCGCCCACCGCTACACCGGCAAGCCCTACGCCTCGTACGGCGGCCCCGGCCAGGTCCGCCTCCTGCTGCGCATCGAAGCCGACAAGATCGGCAAGATGGGCTGA
- a CDS encoding purple acid phosphatase family protein, producing MSESSKHTVTRRGALGLLGAGAAAPLLGTGIANAAPQSAAFVPSIGTGATPVQGLHLTFGRDPARQMVVSWITDGSVARPRVLYGTLDGGFGAITPADTRTYVDGTSGRTVWVHHAELDRLRPGTEYIYAAQHDGATPDAGTFRTAPSGRSAFTFTSFGDQSAPQVTWNAAGGVGLDANSTPATKDIVTGIETVAPLFHLLNGDLCYANLDLDRVRTWNNFFTNNTRSARYRPWMPAAGNHEIEKQNGAIGLGAYQAYFELPSTETDAELAGLWYGFTVGAVRVIVLQNDDNCLQDGGDVYVNGYSGGRQLAWLKKELAAARASRDIDWIVVAMHQVMISTSDANGADLGLREKYGPLFDEYGVDLVLCGHEHDYERSLAVRGVVSGSETLTPNPVSTATDNIDATHGTVHMILGGGGVSGTTNGSFFKDGTGKVLTAVSAKAGPTGKRVPTYVREQAVWSAVRDLDHPYGFAAFTVDPGRHRGDTTTMHVTYYNVNKPSGELSVFERFSLHRRRADG from the coding sequence TTGTCCGAGAGCAGCAAACACACCGTCACCCGCCGTGGTGCGCTCGGCCTGCTGGGGGCCGGAGCGGCCGCCCCGCTGCTCGGCACCGGCATCGCCAATGCCGCTCCGCAGAGCGCTGCGTTCGTGCCGTCGATCGGCACCGGCGCGACGCCCGTGCAGGGCCTGCACCTGACCTTCGGCCGTGACCCGGCGCGTCAGATGGTGGTCTCGTGGATCACCGACGGCTCGGTGGCCCGGCCGCGGGTGCTCTACGGCACGCTCGACGGCGGCTTCGGCGCGATCACGCCGGCGGACACCCGCACCTACGTCGACGGCACGTCCGGGCGGACGGTCTGGGTGCACCACGCCGAGCTGGACCGGCTGCGCCCCGGCACCGAGTACATCTACGCCGCCCAGCACGACGGCGCGACGCCGGACGCGGGCACGTTCCGCACCGCGCCGTCGGGCCGCTCGGCCTTCACCTTCACCAGCTTCGGCGACCAGTCCGCGCCGCAGGTGACCTGGAACGCCGCGGGCGGCGTCGGCCTGGACGCGAACTCGACCCCGGCGACCAAGGACATCGTCACCGGCATCGAGACCGTCGCGCCGCTGTTCCACCTGCTCAACGGCGACCTCTGCTACGCGAACCTCGACCTCGACCGGGTGCGCACCTGGAACAACTTCTTCACCAACAACACCCGCTCGGCGCGGTACCGGCCGTGGATGCCCGCCGCGGGCAACCACGAGATCGAGAAGCAGAACGGCGCCATCGGCCTCGGCGCGTACCAGGCCTACTTCGAGCTGCCCTCCACCGAGACCGACGCCGAGCTGGCCGGGCTCTGGTACGGCTTCACCGTCGGCGCGGTGCGCGTGATCGTGCTGCAGAACGACGACAACTGCCTGCAGGACGGCGGCGACGTCTACGTCAACGGCTACTCCGGCGGCCGTCAGCTCGCCTGGCTGAAGAAGGAGCTGGCCGCGGCCCGCGCGTCCCGCGACATCGACTGGATCGTGGTCGCGATGCACCAGGTGATGATCAGCACCTCCGACGCCAACGGCGCCGACCTCGGCCTGCGCGAGAAGTACGGGCCGCTGTTCGACGAGTACGGCGTGGACCTGGTGCTGTGCGGGCACGAGCACGACTACGAGCGGTCCCTCGCCGTGCGCGGCGTGGTTTCCGGCAGCGAGACGCTCACGCCGAACCCGGTCTCGACGGCCACCGACAACATCGACGCCACGCACGGCACCGTGCACATGATCCTCGGCGGCGGCGGGGTCTCGGGCACCACGAACGGCAGCTTCTTCAAGGACGGCACCGGAAAGGTCCTCACCGCCGTCTCCGCGAAGGCCGGCCCGACCGGCAAGCGGGTGCCGACCTACGTCCGGGAGCAGGCGGTGTGGAGCGCGGTGCGGGACCTGGATCACCCGTACGGCTTCGCGGCGTTCACCGTCGACCCTGGTCGCCACCGCGGTGACACGACCACCATGCACGTCACGTACTACAACGTGAACAAGCCGAGCGGGGAGCTTTCGGTGTTCGAGCGGTTTTCCCTGCACCGGCGGCGCGCCGACGGCTGA
- a CDS encoding HAD family hydrolase — MAAVPCQRWKCWGIWLCSSTSVRIRRSEHADSPRGGVRLRRPGDGHRAVLDGGRDRTVRPPRPAVRAEALPGARELVDLVAERVPFAVASNSPRALLDTALARGGFTVEVSVAADEVAAPKPAPDRYLAACAALDVAPGECARLASRPDSRPGGRDRFSGSLLASP, encoded by the coding sequence ATGGCCGCCGTCCCGTGTCAGAGGTGGAAGTGTTGGGGGATATGGCTTTGTTCGAGCACGTCCGTTCGAATTCGGCGTTCTGAGCATGCGGACTCCCCGCGCGGTGGTGTTCGACTGCGACGGCCTGGTGATGGACACCGAGCCGTGCTGGACGGTGGCCGAGACCGAACTGTTCGCCCGCCGCGGCCTGCCGTTCGGGCCGAGGCGTTGCCCGGCGCGCGTGAGCTGGTGGACCTGGTCGCGGAGCGGGTTCCGTTCGCCGTGGCCAGCAATTCCCCGCGCGCTCTCCTCGATACAGCGCTGGCCCGTGGTGGCTTCACTGTTGAAGTCAGCGTCGCCGCCGACGAGGTCGCCGCGCCCAAACCGGCGCCGGACAGGTACCTCGCCGCCTGTGCCGCGCTCGACGTGGCGCCGGGTGAGTGTGCGCGGCTGGCGTCCCGGCCGGATTCGAGGCCCGGAGGTCGGGATCGATTCAGTGGATCTCTGCTAGCCTCGCCGTGA
- a CDS encoding CaiB/BaiF CoA transferase family protein, which translates to MAGPLSGLKVVELAGIGPGPHACMVLADLGADVVRVERPAGSLDFSGGKPDPLLRGRRSVAADLKTAEGRELVLRLAEKADVLVEGLRPGVTERLGVGPDDCFAHNPRLVYGRMTGWGQEGPLAKRAGHDINYIGLIGVLHAIGREGERPVPPLNLVGDFGGGSMFLLVGVLSALWERECTGLGQVVDAAMVDGAGVLSQMMWALRGLGSWSDERGTNLLDGGAPFYDTYVCADGRYVAVGSLEPQFYAALLAGLELDPASLPPQLDRAGWPTLRATFTKAFLARTRDEWTEVFGDVDSCVTPVLTPDEAAAHPHIAARNGLIELDGILQPAPAPRFSRTAPDLPTPPAKPGADTEAVLADWGV; encoded by the coding sequence GTGGCGGGACCGCTGAGCGGGCTGAAGGTCGTGGAGCTGGCCGGAATCGGGCCGGGGCCGCACGCGTGCATGGTGCTGGCGGACCTCGGCGCGGACGTCGTGCGGGTGGAGCGGCCGGCGGGCTCGCTCGACTTCAGCGGGGGCAAGCCCGACCCCTTGCTGCGCGGGCGCCGGTCCGTCGCCGCGGACCTGAAGACGGCCGAGGGGCGCGAGTTGGTGCTGCGGCTGGCGGAGAAGGCGGACGTGCTGGTGGAGGGCCTGCGCCCGGGCGTCACCGAGCGCCTTGGCGTCGGGCCGGATGACTGTTTCGCCCACAACCCGCGGCTGGTTTACGGCCGGATGACCGGCTGGGGACAGGAAGGTCCGCTCGCGAAGCGGGCCGGGCACGACATCAACTACATCGGGCTGATCGGCGTGCTGCACGCGATCGGCCGCGAAGGCGAGCGGCCGGTGCCGCCGCTGAACCTGGTCGGCGACTTCGGCGGCGGCTCGATGTTCCTGCTCGTCGGCGTGCTTTCGGCGCTGTGGGAGCGGGAGTGCACCGGTCTCGGCCAGGTCGTCGACGCCGCGATGGTCGACGGCGCCGGCGTGCTCTCGCAGATGATGTGGGCGCTGCGCGGCCTCGGCTCGTGGTCCGACGAGCGCGGCACCAACCTCCTCGACGGCGGCGCGCCCTTCTACGACACGTACGTCTGCGCGGACGGCAGGTACGTCGCGGTCGGCTCGCTGGAGCCGCAGTTCTACGCGGCGCTGCTCGCCGGCCTCGAGCTGGACCCGGCTTCGCTGCCGCCACAACTGGACCGCGCGGGCTGGCCGACCCTGCGCGCGACCTTCACAAAAGCCTTCCTGGCCCGCACCCGCGACGAGTGGACCGAGGTCTTCGGCGACGTCGACTCCTGCGTCACCCCGGTCCTCACCCCGGACGAGGCCGCCGCACACCCGCACATCGCTGCCCGCAACGGCCTGATCGAACTCGACGGCATCCTCCAGCCCGCCCCGGCCCCCCGTTTTTCCCGCACCGCACCGGATCTGCCCACCCCGCCGGCGAAACCGGGCGCGGACACGGAAGCGGTGCTGGCTGATTGGGGCGTCTGA
- a CDS encoding cytochrome P450 family protein: protein MQHTAPPFVLDATARDVHGEGARLRARGPVTQVELPGGVLAWAVTDQQALRKLLSDPRVSKDARRHWPPYRAGEISDDWPLHIWVSVQNMFTAYGTEHRRLRSLVQRAFTPARIEGLRPWIAEIAAGLLDGLAAGPAATDLRERYCYPLPIEVICQLVGVPDAVRPGLRAAVRGMFDTSASAAEATANVEGMYALLGDFVAARRADPGDDLATVLISARDEDGSRLTETELVDTLILMITAGHETTVNLLDHSVAALLGHPEQLRLVLDGERPWSDVVDEVLRWQSPVSHLPLRFAVADLELAGTTIHEGDAILASLGIAGRDEHRHGPDADRFDITREDKASLAFGHGVHYCLAAQLARMEAELALPALFSRFPRLTLDVAPDELVPVASFIANGHQALPVRLYG, encoded by the coding sequence ATGCAGCACACCGCCCCGCCCTTCGTCCTCGACGCGACCGCGCGCGACGTCCACGGCGAAGGGGCCCGCCTCCGCGCCCGCGGCCCGGTCACGCAGGTCGAGCTGCCCGGCGGGGTGCTCGCCTGGGCCGTCACGGACCAGCAGGCGCTGAGGAAGCTGCTCAGCGACCCGCGGGTGTCGAAGGACGCGCGGCGGCACTGGCCGCCCTACCGCGCCGGCGAGATCTCCGACGACTGGCCGTTGCACATCTGGGTTTCGGTGCAGAACATGTTCACCGCCTACGGCACCGAGCACCGGCGGCTGCGTTCCCTGGTGCAGAGGGCGTTCACCCCGGCGCGGATCGAGGGTCTGCGCCCGTGGATCGCCGAGATCGCCGCGGGCCTGCTCGACGGGCTGGCCGCCGGCCCCGCCGCGACCGACCTGCGCGAGCGCTACTGCTATCCGTTGCCGATCGAGGTGATCTGCCAGCTGGTGGGCGTGCCGGACGCGGTGCGGCCGGGGCTGCGCGCGGCGGTCCGGGGCATGTTCGACACTTCGGCGTCCGCGGCGGAGGCGACCGCCAACGTCGAAGGAATGTACGCGCTGCTGGGCGATTTCGTGGCCGCCCGGCGCGCCGACCCGGGCGACGACCTGGCCACGGTCCTCATCTCGGCCCGCGACGAGGACGGCTCCCGGCTGACCGAGACCGAGCTGGTCGACACGCTGATCCTGATGATCACGGCCGGCCACGAGACCACCGTGAACCTGCTCGACCACTCCGTCGCCGCGCTGCTCGGCCATCCCGAGCAGCTCCGCCTGGTGCTCGACGGCGAACGCCCGTGGAGCGACGTCGTGGACGAGGTGCTGCGCTGGCAGTCCCCGGTTTCCCACCTGCCGCTGCGGTTCGCGGTCGCCGACCTGGAACTGGCGGGCACCACGATCCACGAGGGCGACGCGATCCTGGCCTCCCTGGGCATCGCCGGCCGCGACGAGCACCGGCACGGCCCGGACGCCGACCGCTTCGACATCACCCGCGAGGACAAGGCGTCACTGGCCTTCGGCCACGGCGTGCACTATTGCCTGGCCGCGCAACTGGCCCGGATGGAAGCGGAACTCGCCTTGCCCGCGCTGTTCTCCCGCTTCCCGCGGCTGACGCTGGACGTGGCGCCGGACGAGTTGGTGCCAGTGGCGTCGTTCATCGCCAACGGGCACCAGGCTTTGCCGGTGCGGCTGTACGGGTAG